The Vitis vinifera cultivar Pinot Noir 40024 chromosome 12, ASM3070453v1 genome has a segment encoding these proteins:
- the LOC132254726 gene encoding uncharacterized protein LOC132254726, whose translation MATNSSSSTSDIIISSSSSSHLPITAHKLNGQNYLQWSQSILMFIRGKEKDDYITGASAAPETTASTYKKWIAENNMVMSWLVNSMTADIGENFLSFDTAKEIWDTAKETFSDKENTSEIIQIEGILHDLRQGNLTVTEYFNTLTRLWRQLDTFEVHNWNCVTDGFLYKKIVEGKRVFKFLLGLNKNLNEIRGRIMGVKPLPSLREAFSEVRREEIRKNLMMGSHQQLNMAESSALKTQFAPFDNRQKIKGGRPWCDHCRKSGHSRETCWKIHGKPIDWKPRQPLEKEGRGNHVATDEQSPQPEASPFNKEQMEMLQKLLSPLLSVQSQTSSSSNQVIGSGTLAHKVRIADGSLSKVAGTGSAVLSRDLTLNSVLLVPNLDFNSSLSTHKLLVQTPNLSPNVIELLNFRTELNRLIFHGLRCPQISFKLQTFLNKLPRIGSWNGQWEMKNGFGGHFRYEVKGREDRCNGGRGDGYNGYEWVSASLVIWIVKGDEGNGLDRCGSKDMNNMGECRQGISGLDDGV comes from the exons ATGGCTACCAACTCATCATCCTCTACTTCTGATATCATcatctcatcgtcttcatcctCTCATCTTCCAATCACAGCCCATAAACTGAATGGGCAAAATTATTTGCAATGGTCTCAGTCCATATTAATGTTTATACGGGGAAAGGAGAAAGATGACTACATCACCGGAGCTTCGGCGGCACCAGAAACCACAGCATCAACCTACAAAAAGTGGATAGCAGAAAATAATATGGTCATGTCCTGGCTAGTCAACTCTATGACCGCTGACattggtgaaaattttctgTCATTTGATACTGCCAAAGAAATCTGGGACACTGCAAAAGAAACTTTCTCAGACAAGGAAAACACATCTGAAATCATCCAGATTGAAGGCATCCTCCACGATTTGCGTCAAGGAAACCTTACGGTAACTGAATATTTCAATACTCTTACTCGTCTATGGCGTCAACTTGATACGTTTGAGGTTCATAATTGGAATTGTGTTACAGAtggttttttgtataaaaagatTGTCGAAGGGAAACgtgtgtttaaatttttgttaggtttgaaCAAAAATCTTAATGAAATTAGAGGAAGAATCATGGGAGTAAAACCCCTACCTAGCCTCAGAGAGGCATTCTCTGAAGTCCGTCGCGAAGAAATTCggaaaaatctcatgatggGATCCCATCAACAACTGAATATGGCAGAAAGCTCGGCTCTTAAGACTCAATTCGCTCCTTTTGACAACCgtcaaaaaattaaaggaggTAGACCTTGGTGTGATCATTGCAGAAAGTCGGGACACTCAAGAGAAACTTGCTGGAAGATTCATGGAAAGCCAATAGATTGGAAGCCACGTCAACCACTTGAGAAAGAAGGACGAGGCAATCATGTGGCTACCGATGAACAATCGCCACAACCTGAAGCTAGCCCTTTTAATAAGGAGCAAATGGAGATGCTTCAGAAACTACTGTCTCCTCTTCTGTCAGTACAGTCACAAACTAGCTCATCTTCCAACCAGGTCATTGGTTCCGGAACCTTGGCtcacaaag tCCGAATAGCAGATGGTTCACTATCAAAGGTTGCCGGAACAGGTTCAGCTGTGCTATCAAGGGATCTTACTCTCAACTCTGTTCTCCTTGTTCCTAACTTGGACT TCAACAGCAGTCTTAGCACGCATAAGCTCCTAGTGCAAACCCCCAACCTCAGCCCTAATGTTATTGAACTTCTGAATTTCAGAACGGAGTTGAACCGCCTCATTTTTCATGGGCTCCGTTGCCCGCAGATCAGCTTCAAGCTTCAAACCTTTCTCAATAAGCTTCCTAGAATTGGATCT TGGAATGGGCAGTGGGAAATGAAGAATGGGTTTGGTGGGCATTTTCGGTATGAGGTCAAAGGTAGGGAGGATAGGTGTAACGGTGGACGCGGTGATGGGTATAATGGGTATGAATGGGTATCggcatcattggtgatatggaTAGTGAAAGGTGATGAAGGAAATGGGCTTGATAGATGTGGAAGCAAGGATATGAACAACATGGGAGAATGCAGGCAGGGAATCAGTGGACTGGATGATGGAGTTTAG